A single region of the Deinococcus aerolatus genome encodes:
- a CDS encoding glycosyltransferase, whose amino-acid sequence MKVLHLSTSDGGGGAARGAFWLHRALRTHLDSAMLVQSRVGDDPHVTEYRPARASALARRAERVMRERLRPARYFSPAALNLPLHRQINTLRPDVVNLHWINDGFLSPESLAGIRAPVVWTLRDQWPMTGGCHYAQDCTRFEAECGHCPALASRRPDDYSRWLHRRKSRAWNPRSLTLVALSHWLADEARRSSLFAGRRTVVIPNALDTALFKPQDRGVARTAPGPLADLGLTAGQRLILFGAVSPLTETRKGFEHLRRAAEILARRPDAHDLQLVVFGSLQGQTPPPMPLKTHFLGSLEDDRDLATLYAGADLTVMPSLEEAFGKVAMESLACGTPVVCFDSSGPADIVDHRVNGYLARHGDVTDLAAGIAFLLDHPHPGALAEAALDKVMGYYTFERQARMYSDLYAQVLEEDRWAGLTPASSPPVSAPEDIL is encoded by the coding sequence ATGAAGGTTCTTCACCTGAGCACCAGCGACGGCGGCGGTGGCGCAGCGCGCGGCGCATTCTGGCTGCACCGCGCGCTGCGCACGCATCTGGACTCGGCCATGCTGGTCCAGAGCCGGGTGGGCGATGACCCACACGTGACCGAATACCGACCGGCCAGAGCCTCGGCCCTGGCACGGCGGGCCGAGCGCGTGATGCGTGAGCGGCTGCGCCCGGCCCGCTACTTCTCGCCCGCCGCCCTGAATCTGCCCCTCCACCGGCAGATCAATACCCTGCGGCCCGACGTGGTCAACCTGCACTGGATCAACGACGGCTTCCTCAGTCCAGAGAGCCTCGCGGGCATTCGCGCGCCTGTGGTATGGACCCTGCGCGATCAGTGGCCGATGACCGGCGGCTGCCACTACGCCCAGGACTGCACGCGCTTTGAGGCCGAGTGCGGTCACTGCCCGGCGCTGGCCTCCCGCCGACCCGACGATTACTCGCGCTGGCTGCACCGCCGCAAATCACGCGCCTGGAACCCGCGGTCCCTGACTCTGGTGGCCCTCAGCCACTGGCTGGCCGACGAGGCCCGGCGCAGCTCGCTGTTTGCCGGACGCCGCACCGTGGTCATCCCCAATGCCCTGGACACGGCCCTGTTCAAACCTCAGGACCGGGGGGTGGCCCGCACCGCCCCCGGCCCGCTGGCCGACCTGGGCCTGACGGCTGGCCAGCGGCTGATCCTGTTCGGCGCCGTCTCGCCGCTGACCGAGACCCGCAAGGGCTTTGAGCACCTGCGTCGGGCCGCCGAGATCCTGGCCCGGCGACCCGACGCCCATGACCTGCAACTGGTCGTTTTCGGTTCCCTGCAAGGCCAGACCCCGCCGCCCATGCCCCTCAAAACGCATTTCCTGGGGTCGCTGGAGGATGACCGCGATCTGGCCACGCTGTACGCCGGCGCAGACCTGACAGTGATGCCCTCACTGGAGGAGGCCTTTGGCAAGGTGGCAATGGAGTCGCTGGCCTGCGGCACGCCGGTGGTCTGCTTTGACAGCAGTGGCCCCGCCGACATCGTCGACCACCGCGTCAACGGTTACCTGGCCCGGCACGGCGACGTGACGGATCTGGCCGCCGGCATCGCCTTCCTGCTGGATCATCCCCACCCCGGCGCACTGGCGGAGGCCGCACTGGACAAGGTCATGGGTTACTACACCTTCGAGCGGCAGGCCAGGATGTATTCGGACCTGTATGCCCAGGTACTGGAGGAGGACCGGTGGGCGGGCCTGACGCCTGCGTCCTCCCCACCTGTCTCCGCCCCCGAGGACATCCTGTGA